One Verrucomicrobiota bacterium genomic region harbors:
- a CDS encoding D-alanyl-D-alanine carboxypeptidase family protein, producing MRMSGYFLKLSTGLALAAFCFCSVGTFAAETYLRPSIEGVQARAFLLVDGATGKIIAQRNPHQQHPPASVTKLMTALLVYQTKGINGRVKIIASDTKVEPSHVPLIVGETVSVVDLMHAMAIGSDNDAAKALARYTGGSDADFIAMMNDRARALGCRNTVFRNPNGLPKEGMYTTASDLMIIFRKATSIPDLALLFRTKVYVLKTAQGRQTIKNHNKLLGKYPGMSSAKTGWTYSSRHTYAAVVKRNGREVYLTLLNSPNKWRDAVALFDYGFDHLPPVTGRVSQAPAAEVVPTEVQQVPTPSGQPSIEVISQPH from the coding sequence ATGCGTATGTCTGGTTATTTTTTAAAGCTTTCGACAGGTTTGGCCCTTGCGGCTTTTTGTTTTTGTTCAGTGGGTACCTTTGCTGCTGAGACGTATTTGCGTCCTTCTATCGAGGGGGTCCAGGCCCGGGCCTTCCTTTTGGTCGATGGTGCTACAGGTAAAATCATCGCCCAGAGGAATCCCCACCAGCAACACCCCCCCGCCAGTGTGACCAAGCTCATGACGGCCCTGCTCGTTTATCAAACCAAGGGAATCAATGGACGGGTAAAAATCATCGCATCTGACACCAAAGTCGAGCCCAGCCATGTCCCTTTGATCGTAGGGGAAACCGTTTCAGTCGTTGATTTAATGCATGCCATGGCCATCGGGTCGGATAACGACGCGGCTAAGGCTTTGGCCCGTTATACAGGCGGGTCGGATGCGGATTTTATCGCGATGATGAATGACCGGGCCCGGGCGTTGGGCTGTCGAAATACCGTTTTTCGTAATCCTAACGGGCTTCCGAAGGAGGGTATGTACACGACCGCCTCGGACTTGATGATTATTTTCCGTAAAGCTACGTCGATTCCCGACCTAGCACTACTCTTCCGGACAAAGGTATATGTTTTGAAAACAGCGCAAGGCCGTCAAACGATTAAAAATCATAATAAACTCCTGGGCAAATACCCAGGGATGAGTTCGGCCAAAACGGGGTGGACCTATAGCTCCCGGCACACTTATGCCGCCGTGGTAAAAAGAAACGGGAGGGAGGTTTATTTGACCCTCCTGAATAGCCCGAATAAATGGCGTGATGCCGTGGCTTTATTTGATTACGGCTTCGACCATCTTCCTCCCGTGACAGGCCGGGTCAGCCAAGCCCCTGCTGCCGAGGTGGTCCCGACAGAGGTCCAGCAGGTGCCCACTCCCTCTGGCCAACCTTCGATTGAAGTCATCTCCCAGCCCCATTGA